AAGTTGGGGTTATCCACGAAATTTGAGAGTATCTGTGCGGCCTCTTCTCTTCTCAAAGGTCTTTTCAGGGATAGTAATTCGGCGGGAGCATAAACCAGCTCAGCGAGCTTGGCGCCGTAGTCGATCTCTTCGTCAACTCCGAAGACTACTCTTGCTATCGCCTGACCGAATTCAACGCCGGTAATAGCCTCATAGGGGCGGTACATACCATCAACTACTTCTATGGCTCGAACCTTTATCAACCCCTCGATGTACTCCTCTCCATCAATTCCCACCGTATCTTTGGCGGAGGGTACAACGAAGCCTTCATCGATTACACCGAGCGGGTCGGTATAAACGAATTTCTTTTGTACCTCTTCTTCGGTGACCATTGGATAAATTGCTGAGAGTTTGAATGTCTTCACTATCCATTCGGCCGCCTCTGCTCTGGAAAGAGTGCCTGAAGGATTGAAGAGATTATCTTCGGCCTCTACGATCCCAAAAGCGTATAACTTCTCGATGGCGGTTGAAAATGGGCTGGTCGATACATCCTTCAGGTTTGCAAAAGATATTACACAGAACGCGACCAGAGTTAAGATTAGAACGAATTTGTTTTTCCGCATGTTACACCTCCTCTTGATGAAGTACCGAAATACTTATAGCCACCAAATAAACCTATCTGCCTAAGTCTTTTTCAAAGAATCTATCAGAAGGTCAGATTATATGATTGTCGGTTTATCCGAACAGTACCTTCATAAGCATTATAAGCCCTTATGATGACAAGACAAAGCTGCCGCTTCAAGATTAACATGAATCGACAGTAATTCAGTGGATCTAGAAAAGCAATATCATCGGGAATGACTTTCTGATAGAATGGGGACGAGCTTTCAAATGGAGGGGTAGTGTGATGCGCTTTGATATCGTCAGGAAATACATGAATGAAAGATGTATTGACGCAGTTTTGCTCGACTCACCTGACAGTATCTACTGGTATTTCGAGGGGGAGGTCGATTCCAGGATCGATCATACACGCGAACAGGGATCTTTCTCACTCTTGATCGCAGGCAACAAAACTATTGCGATTTGTCCGGAATTCGATTACGATAGACTGAAAGACGAAGTCCTTCCACCTGAGGTAGAAGCGATTTCCTGTAGTGGATGCGAGAAATTCGACCACGTCGTAAGAAGATTCTGCAGATCATTCGAAAAAGTCTCAACCGATAACCGGAGAATATGTGACGAAAAGTTTTCGCTTCTTGACGAAGAATTCTATCTAAATATGCAGGAATTGAACGATAGAGAGATAATGAGATTGCGTATTATGGGAAAGTTGAGCGAGAGTATTCTCTGTGAGTTCGCTCAAGAACTGCAACCTGGTATGACAGAGCTGGAAATAGAGAAGGTGTTGAGGGCGCTTCTCATAGAATCCGGTTTGGAGGTTCCAATTTTATGCGTTGGCTCCGACGAGAGGGTGACCAGGTATGTTTACCCGGTTTCGACCGGAAAGAAGATACAGAGATACATAGTTATGAGAGCAGTAGTGAGAAAGCAAGGTTTAAGAATAGCCTTCACACGGTACTTTCATTTTGGAAAGATCCCTCTGGAAATCGAACAGAACCATGAGCGCGTATCGGGTGTCTTTGCAAAAGCCGCAATAGCCATGATGAAGGCCAGGAATGCGGGGGAGATTTACGAGGAAATTCAGAAAGCATACTCAGAGTTAAAGATCACTCCGGATTTCAACGGTTATCCACTGGGAACCCTTATTGGATATTCGGGAGAGAAGTTTGAAGTATCCCAGAACTCTAATCTCCCGCTGAGAAGCCCGGCTGCATATGTGTTGAGCCCAAGGGTTGGCGGAATATTCAGTGAAGACACGATACTAATGTCCGATAGTGGAACGGCCGAATTCGTGACCCTCAGCGAAGACTTCCCAAAAATCAAGGTGAAGCTTGAAAGTTTCAGGGTTCACAGGCCGTGGATAATGGTTTTGTAATTTTCTGCTCTCTTCAGTGCGGACTACAATACCATGGAAGTCCTTGGTTAAAGTAAAGCACCATTCAAAGTATCGTGACATTATACCGTTGAAGAATGATAAACTCTCAGTGAGAAATCCATTTATTATCCGCGGTTGGGAGTAAAGATGCAGGAATACGTTGACTTCACAAGACCTGAATACAAAAAAACCAGAAAACTTGCTATCCTTGAAGGTTCTTTTTACAACATGGCCTTCCTGGTCACACAGGGTTTCATTGTTACAGGTCTGGCGCTGGAGTATGGAGTATCGGAGTTCTTGATAGCCATAATCGGAGTATTGCCGACCCTGGCACAGTTGACCCAGCTGATCTCGCCGATCTTTTTGAGACTCTTCAAAAGCAGAAAAAAATCGATGGTTTTTGCAGCCATTATAGGCAGGGTTCCTCTGGCCTTTATACCGCTTACTCTGGCGATTGGCATAAAATTTCAATCATTGCTTCTCATAATACTTGCCATGATATCTTTGGGGAACTCGCTCGTTGGAACTTTCTGGGCATCAATAATGAGAGATGTGATCGAGCCATCAAGCACGGGAAAATATTATGGTAGAAGGAATCTGATTCTCTCACTTTCTTCGATGCTGATCACCCCTCTCTATTCGCTCATACTGGACACTTTCGAGGGTGATACTGGATTTATAATAGTGACGGTTATTGCCACCTGTTTTGCCATGATAACCATCCTCCTGTTGATGAATCACTATAACCCACCTGTGAGAACATACGGTAGCGGACGCATGTTCAAAGAGGTCTTCTCAAATCTAAAGTTCAGGCAGTATTTGAAGTTCTCTGTTCTTTGGAACTTCGCCATAACTGTTTCAGGACCCTTCTATTCTTATCATCAACTGGTTAACCTCAAGGTGAGTTATTCATATCTCAGCGTGCTGAGCATTGTAGCTTCTCTTACATCGATGATCATGTACATCCTTTGGGGAAAGATCTCCGACCAGATAGGCCACCAGTCTGTAGCCGAATTTGGCATTCTGGGAGCCACTTGTCTTGCGTTGATGTGGACTTTCGTGACACCCCAATCATATCCTATTCTGCTGCCAGTTGACGCGATAGTTACCGGTGTTGTCTGGAGTGCCATAAACCTCTGCATATTTACAATGATGATGGGAATGATGAAGGGATTGTCAGTCGAGCCGTATTTTGCAGTCCAGGCATTTCTCAACGGACTTGGGGCACTTGGAGGGTCGTTGCTAGGCGGCGTAATAGCCTCTTTCCTGAAGGGAAAGGTAATATATCTGCTGGGTATGGAGTTTCATGGGATTCAGGCTATCTTTCTGTTGGGAAGTATGTTGAGACTGAGCGCTTTCTTTATGCTGAAAAAGGTTCAGACTCCTAAAATTAAGAGTGTCTCGCAGCTGTTCTTCAACGTCATGTCAACCGTCGGTAGGAGAATGGCCACAAGACCTTACGAATATCCTATGCTCTTTATGGGTGCAGGAAGGAAGAAAATCGAAAAAGAGCATCTCCCATTGGACCTTCCCGAGTCTCTTAAAGAACCGGGAGATGACATATTTATAGAATCTTCGACCGGAGACGATCCCGAGGACAGGAGCGGTCTGGAACCGCACGAGTGATCAGGCAGTGTCACCGAGTTCGTACTGGAGCCTGTACAGGTCGGTGTAGATACCCCCCTTTGAAAGAAGCTCTTCATGGTTACCCGATTCCACGAGTGAGCCCCTATGAATGACCATTATCCTGTCGGCGTTTCTGATCGTAGAAAGTCTGTGGGCGATTGTGATCATGGTCTTTTCTGATGATATCCTCTCCATCGCTTTCTGGATGAGCGCTTCGGTCTCGGTATCCACGTTGGCAGTGGCCTCATCTAGAACCAGTATGTCCGTATCGAAGACCACAGCCCTGGCAAGTGCTATGAGCTGTCTTTCACCAGCTGAAAGAGTTCCTCCCCTCTCGAGTATCATCGTGTCGTACCCGTCGGAGAGCTTTTCTATGAAGCTGTGAGCATAGACGTACTTGGCCGCTGAAATAACTTTCTCCCGGGATATAGAATTGTCGAAAAGTCTTATGTTATCTAAAATACTTCCTGAAAACAGAAAAACATCCTGTAACACCACGCCAACTTTTTTTCTCAGACCTTGAAGGTTGTAGTCGTATATGTCTTTCCCATCGATTCGTATCACGCCCGATTGTATCCTGTATAACCCTGTCAATATGCTTATTATTGAAGTCTTTCCGGCTCCGGTCTCTCCGACGAAGGCGATCTTTTCTTTCGGCTTCACGGAGAACGAAATATCTTTCAAGACGTTGTGTTTACCATCATAGGCGAAAGTGACTTTCTCGAATTCCACAGAACCTTTGAAACTAGAGGGGAGGGCTTTTTCATGGTGATAGATCTCTTCTTTTTCGTCCATCAATTTGAAGATCTTTTCGGCCGAGGCCAACGCGTTCTGAACGATATCGTATTTCTCTGCTATATCGTTCAGGGGTCTGAAGAACATATCTATATAAGAGACGAAGGCTACCAGTACACCAAACTCGAGTACATTGCCAATTATTCCTTTCACGCCGAACCAAACAACTATGGCTATAGTGATATAGTAAAGCAGATCCAGCAAAGGTCTGAAAATAGCGAATACCCAGAGCTGTTCCATTAGACTTTTGAAATAGTTTTTATTTACTCCGTCGAACTCTTCCCTCTTGCGCCTCTCCTGATTGAAGAGCTGAGTGATAGACATTCCGGAAATGTGCTCGGCTAGGAAGGCGTTTATTATGGCCAGCCTAGTTCTGACCTTTCTATATGCGAGCCTGTCGAAATATCTGAAAAGGAAGATGGCTGCTGCTATCACCGGCAATATTAGCAGTGTAATCAAACCCAGTCTGAAAGAGAGGTTTAGCATGATTATTATGATTCCACCCAAGAGTAGCACGTCCTTAACTATAGAAGTAATAACGCTAGTAAAGAACTCGGCCATGTTTTCGGTGTCGTTGGCTATTCTGGTGGCCAGCCTACCGCTTGGGTTGGTATCGAAGAATCTCATCGGTACTCTGAGAATATGACTGAAGAGATCCACTCTTATGCCATGGGTGATCTTCTGTCCCATGTAAGATGTGGCGAAAACCTGTCCGTAGTTTATGAAAAAGAGGGATATAAGTATCATCACCATATAAAGTGCCAGTCGCCCTATCCCGTTCAGATCTTCAACTCGCAGCTCTTGGAGTTGTTGCTGAGTGATAGGATATTGCAAAACTCCATCAGTGACGACGTAATCACCACTTTCCGTCTGCTTCAGCGAGAAGGTTCCCTCTTCGGTATCGATGAAGCTAACCGAATCCCCCTCGTGAATCACAACGAGCGTGTATTCATTGTTCATGTAATCGTCTATCACCATCTTCGACAGAAGAGGTGGGAGAAGATCCAGTCCAGTGGAGGCGCCGATGAGAACGAGTGCTAGAATAAGTATCGGGAGATAAGGCTTGGTGTATTTCCAGAGCCTGAAGATTACCTTCCAATCTTCGACTTTCAGTTTTTCTTCCGCTTCGCTATATACATTTTGGGCCATCGCTAATCCTCCTTGAGCTTTTCCTCTATCATCTGGCGCTCGTACATACGCTGATACAGGCCGCCGTTCCCGATCAGATCGTGATGCTTACCTCGCTCCACGATCCTTCCTTCATGCATGACATAAATCATGTCGGCATCCACAACGGCCTTGAGCCTGTGAGAAACTACCACTATCGAATGCTTTCCCTGTGAATCTTTAAGAGAGTCGAGTATCTTCTTCTCGGTCTCTGTATCGACGGCCGATAGACAATCATCCAGAACAATAATGGGCGTTTGTTTGATCAGAGCTCTAGCGATGGCCACTCTCTGCTTCTGGCCACCGGAAAGCGTTACTCCTCTTTCTCCGACAAGTGTGTCGTAACCTTCAGGAAAACTTATTATATCCTCATGAATCGAGGCTATGGAGGCGTACTTTTCCACCTCGCTATCGGTGAGTTCCATATTACCGAACCTTATGTTATTCCTTATCGTTTCCGAGAAGAGAAAAGTCTCCTGCGGAACGTAAGCTATTTTCTCTCTTATAACCTCAGGGGGAAGACGATTTATATCGTATCCATCGATAAAAAGCATTCCCTTTTCTATCGGGTAGAGACGAGCGATCAATTTTGCAAGTGTAGATTTGCCCGATCCGGTGGTTCCAACTATCGCAACCTTTGTACCGGGGTTCAATTCGAAATCTATATCACGGAGAACAGGACGATTTCCGGTAGGATATGTGAACGTGAGGTTTTTTAGCAAAATATGGCCATTGAAATCCTCTAGCGATACGGGATCTTCAACAACGATGTTATTCTTTTCTTCGAGTACTTCCATCAACCTTTTATAAGAAGCCCGACCTCGCTGAACCATATTTATTACCCATCCAAAGGCCGTCATAGGCCAGATAAGCATTCCCAGGTATGATGTGAAAGTGACATATTCTCCAAGTGTGAGCTGGCCGAGAACTACCATCTGTCCTCCAAAGAACGTCGCCAGCACCGAGCCTAGCATTGACAGCATCTGTATAAGGGGAAAGAACATCCCCCATACTTTTATCAGTTTAATATTCTCCTGAACGTAGTTGTCGGACTTCTCGTTCAGAGTGTCGTTTCTCAATCCCTCTATACCATAGCTTTTTATCAACCTGGCACCAGAGATGGATTCTTCGACCGTGTCGGTCAGATTTGAAAAGGCAGCCTGGACTCTTTTGAACCTCTTGTGAATGATTCTGCCGAAAAAAGTCGATACTACCGCGAGAAGAGGCAGAGGAATGATAGCGATCCATGTGAGCTTCCAGCTGGTGAAGGAACCCATTGCTATTATCGTGACTGATATGAGGAAGATCGAATCTATGGTCATAACTATCGCCGGTCCCATAGCCATTCTCACAGCGTTGACATCGTTGGTGAACCTGGCCATCAGATCTCCTACTCTCGTCTTGTCGTAGAACGTTGGAGGCAAATCCAGCAGCTTTTGAAATAGCGTCTTCCTGGCGTAGTATTCGAACCTCCTGGCCGAACCCATTATGAATACACGCCAGAAGAGACGTGTTATGAACAGCCCCAAGGCTACACCTATAACTGCCAGAATCAGAAGTCCGATGTATTCAATATCCTGGACGCCGCTCCTGAGTTCGTCGACTATACTTCCCATGATTCTTGGTGTTATTAACATGAGTGCATCGACTGAAATCAAAAAAAGGATACCGATGAGATATCTGTACCAGTTTTGCTTAATGAAATACCTTATCAAATGCACCACTCCACAAGTTAGCTTAACTGACGTTATCAATCATAAGAGATAAGCCTCTTCCACTGGTGATGGAAAGATTAACATTCTCTCGATCGAAGGTCGGCCATTTTCTTCAATGTATTATAATATCATTAACAGATTCGATCAAACAGACATTGGTAGGTGTATCCAGATGAAAAGGCATTCATTGCTCGCAGTATTCTGTACCCTTCTCTTTTCAAGCCTTTTGCCTGTGGCCGTTGTTTTCTCCGGAGGCGGCGGGCGAGGAGCCTATCAGGTTGGTGTTTACGGAGCTCTCCTGGATTTGGATATAGAGATCGAGGGGATCTTCGGCACATCAGTGGGAGCGATAAACGCCGCTGGTATAATCAGTGAGGGCTACGAAGCAACCAAGGATCTCTGGTATGACATGGAATACACGCAACTGATGGAAGCCTCTCCAGAGCTCTATAACCTTCTTCAGGGAAAGCTTTTTTCCCTTAATACTTTAGAATTGGCCTCGGCGCTGAGACTACTTACAACTGAGGGGGGCATAGACGTCTCGCTTTTAAAGGAAAAACTCCGTAAAATAATAAGCGAAGAGAAAATACGAAAGAGCCGTATGGATTTCGGTGTAGTCGCTTACTCGCTGAGTGATGTCCGGCCATTTGTAATCTACAAAGAAAACTGCCCCGAAGGTCTTCTTGTAGATTATGTTCTTGCCAGCGCCAACTTCCCAGCTTTCAAGAGAGAAGAGATTGGCAATGAGCTCTTCATAGATGGTGGCGTATATTCGAACATCCCGCTTTTCATGGCCAGAGAGAGGGGATTCAAAGAGGTTGTGGCTGTCGACGTGATGGGTCTGAGAATCGGGAATTCTCTCGCGTACGTAAATCTCTTCAACGAGGGAATGGAAGTGATTCTTTTGGAACCGTCGCAGCAATTTGGCACCGTTATGACTTTCGACGGCGAAATCTCTGTTAAGTACGTGATCTGTGGCTATCTTGACACTATGAAGGCCTTCGGAAAACTTGTCGGCGATAGATACTTCATCTTCGGAGATAGCGATCCACTGGCCGATCGTTTTTTATGCCTCGATCTTGAATCGAGGTGTGAAGCGTTGGCGCTAGTTGGTCTTAAAGCGGTGGAAAATGCTCCGGCAGAGTACCATTATTACAGACAGTTGATTCCCTGGCTTGAGACGGTTATGGATTGCGAATTTACATCACCTGCGCTGACCGTTATGAAGGTACTTGAAGAGCTGGCTGAATTTCTCGAGATCGATAGATTGTGGCCATACACGCCAGGGTTGATCCTGGAGAAAGTGGAGAGTACCTGGGATCCCGCTCTTTACATACATGAACGATCTGTACAGTTTCTCACGAAATACAATAAACTGCTTCGTTTGGTTACTTATGTGTCGGAAAAGTCTCCATACAGCGGTGTCGAGTCAGCGGATTTCGCGGAGTTTGTAGAGAAGTTCAGACTAAGACTCTCTCTTTCGAACTGAAGCGATCCGCGGCGTAACCGTATATCTCTCTGAGACTCAACGGCCTTTTGATCAGATTTTTACCGAAGACTATATAATGCTTATACTCTTCTCCACCGGCTCTGAGAGCGTTGGCGATCATCGTCGAGTTCATCCAGCTAACCGATGAACCTTCTATTATTTTGTAACCCATCTCTCTCACGTTTTTGTAAGCCTTCACGAACATGGCAGAAGGAACTCCCCTGTTCCTGAACTCGGGGACGACAAAGAGTATGGCAGCACGCACCCGTTCTATCGTCTTTCTCTTTGTAAGAAATTTGTACCAGCCGAAGGGAAATAGTTTACCACCTATCTCTCTCACTATCGGACTGAAGTCCGGAAATGCTACGAAATAGCCGATCGGCCGTCCTTCGGATCTTGCGATGATTACCATTCTACTGTCGGCAACGAGTTTGAGCGTCCTAGCCGCCTGAAATATCTCATCGAAGGTAGGCTTGATTATGTCTTCTTCCCATTCAGGCATCGACTCCACAGTAATTTTGTGAATATCCCGCGCAAGATTCTTGATATGCTTGAAGTTGGCCTCTTCTACATAGAAATTGTAACGTCGCATAGCGATCTCAGTTCCCTTGATCTCTCTCTCGGAAATCACGTTTTCAAGATTGTATCTAAAAGCAAGGTATTTGAGATACACTTTGTACTCTTTGAAAATATCGATATAGTAGGGTGGGTTGTAAGGCATTAATATCGCCGGTGGATCTTCGAAGTTATCGACCAATAACCCTCTGAAATCGTCACCGTTGGTCGGCGATACCGGACCTTTTATGAATTTCATTCCCATATTTTTTGCCCAGCTTTCGGCTGTTTTCAAAAGAGCATCGGCTACAATTTTTGAGTCTATCGATTCGAAGAGCGTGAAATAAGCATGATCTACGCCCTTTTCTCTGTTCATCGCCTGTTCTATGCCAACGGCAATCCTACCTACGACACTCCCGTTTTCTCTGGCAAGGAAAAATTCGTGTGGGCCGTTCGAAAACAAGTTAGATCCCTTGCCCTTCATGATA
This portion of the Mesotoga infera genome encodes:
- a CDS encoding M24 family metallopeptidase, encoding MRFDIVRKYMNERCIDAVLLDSPDSIYWYFEGEVDSRIDHTREQGSFSLLIAGNKTIAICPEFDYDRLKDEVLPPEVEAISCSGCEKFDHVVRRFCRSFEKVSTDNRRICDEKFSLLDEEFYLNMQELNDREIMRLRIMGKLSESILCEFAQELQPGMTELEIEKVLRALLIESGLEVPILCVGSDERVTRYVYPVSTGKKIQRYIVMRAVVRKQGLRIAFTRYFHFGKIPLEIEQNHERVSGVFAKAAIAMMKARNAGEIYEEIQKAYSELKITPDFNGYPLGTLIGYSGEKFEVSQNSNLPLRSPAAYVLSPRVGGIFSEDTILMSDSGTAEFVTLSEDFPKIKVKLESFRVHRPWIMVL
- a CDS encoding MFS transporter codes for the protein MQEYVDFTRPEYKKTRKLAILEGSFYNMAFLVTQGFIVTGLALEYGVSEFLIAIIGVLPTLAQLTQLISPIFLRLFKSRKKSMVFAAIIGRVPLAFIPLTLAIGIKFQSLLLIILAMISLGNSLVGTFWASIMRDVIEPSSTGKYYGRRNLILSLSSMLITPLYSLILDTFEGDTGFIIVTVIATCFAMITILLLMNHYNPPVRTYGSGRMFKEVFSNLKFRQYLKFSVLWNFAITVSGPFYSYHQLVNLKVSYSYLSVLSIVASLTSMIMYILWGKISDQIGHQSVAEFGILGATCLALMWTFVTPQSYPILLPVDAIVTGVVWSAINLCIFTMMMGMMKGLSVEPYFAVQAFLNGLGALGGSLLGGVIASFLKGKVIYLLGMEFHGIQAIFLLGSMLRLSAFFMLKKVQTPKIKSVSQLFFNVMSTVGRRMATRPYEYPMLFMGAGRKKIEKEHLPLDLPESLKEPGDDIFIESSTGDDPEDRSGLEPHE
- a CDS encoding ABC transporter ATP-binding protein; this translates as MAQNVYSEAEEKLKVEDWKVIFRLWKYTKPYLPILILALVLIGASTGLDLLPPLLSKMVIDDYMNNEYTLVVIHEGDSVSFIDTEEGTFSLKQTESGDYVVTDGVLQYPITQQQLQELRVEDLNGIGRLALYMVMILISLFFINYGQVFATSYMGQKITHGIRVDLFSHILRVPMRFFDTNPSGRLATRIANDTENMAEFFTSVITSIVKDVLLLGGIIIIMLNLSFRLGLITLLILPVIAAAIFLFRYFDRLAYRKVRTRLAIINAFLAEHISGMSITQLFNQERRKREEFDGVNKNYFKSLMEQLWVFAIFRPLLDLLYYITIAIVVWFGVKGIIGNVLEFGVLVAFVSYIDMFFRPLNDIAEKYDIVQNALASAEKIFKLMDEKEEIYHHEKALPSSFKGSVEFEKVTFAYDGKHNVLKDISFSVKPKEKIAFVGETGAGKTSIISILTGLYRIQSGVIRIDGKDIYDYNLQGLRKKVGVVLQDVFLFSGSILDNIRLFDNSISREKVISAAKYVYAHSFIEKLSDGYDTMILERGGTLSAGERQLIALARAVVFDTDILVLDEATANVDTETEALIQKAMERISSEKTMITIAHRLSTIRNADRIMVIHRGSLVESGNHEELLSKGGIYTDLYRLQYELGDTA
- a CDS encoding ABC transporter ATP-binding protein, with the translated sequence MIRYFIKQNWYRYLIGILFLISVDALMLITPRIMGSIVDELRSGVQDIEYIGLLILAVIGVALGLFITRLFWRVFIMGSARRFEYYARKTLFQKLLDLPPTFYDKTRVGDLMARFTNDVNAVRMAMGPAIVMTIDSIFLISVTIIAMGSFTSWKLTWIAIIPLPLLAVVSTFFGRIIHKRFKRVQAAFSNLTDTVEESISGARLIKSYGIEGLRNDTLNEKSDNYVQENIKLIKVWGMFFPLIQMLSMLGSVLATFFGGQMVVLGQLTLGEYVTFTSYLGMLIWPMTAFGWVINMVQRGRASYKRLMEVLEEKNNIVVEDPVSLEDFNGHILLKNLTFTYPTGNRPVLRDIDFELNPGTKVAIVGTTGSGKSTLAKLIARLYPIEKGMLFIDGYDINRLPPEVIREKIAYVPQETFLFSETIRNNIRFGNMELTDSEVEKYASIASIHEDIISFPEGYDTLVGERGVTLSGGQKQRVAIARALIKQTPIIVLDDCLSAVDTETEKKILDSLKDSQGKHSIVVVSHRLKAVVDADMIYVMHEGRIVERGKHHDLIGNGGLYQRMYERQMIEEKLKED
- a CDS encoding patatin-like phospholipase family protein, encoding MKRHSLLAVFCTLLFSSLLPVAVVFSGGGGRGAYQVGVYGALLDLDIEIEGIFGTSVGAINAAGIISEGYEATKDLWYDMEYTQLMEASPELYNLLQGKLFSLNTLELASALRLLTTEGGIDVSLLKEKLRKIISEEKIRKSRMDFGVVAYSLSDVRPFVIYKENCPEGLLVDYVLASANFPAFKREEIGNELFIDGGVYSNIPLFMARERGFKEVVAVDVMGLRIGNSLAYVNLFNEGMEVILLEPSQQFGTVMTFDGEISVKYVICGYLDTMKAFGKLVGDRYFIFGDSDPLADRFLCLDLESRCEALALVGLKAVENAPAEYHYYRQLIPWLETVMDCEFTSPALTVMKVLEELAEFLEIDRLWPYTPGLILEKVESTWDPALYIHERSVQFLTKYNKLLRLVTYVSEKSPYSGVESADFAEFVEKFRLRLSLSN